The following proteins come from a genomic window of Aquimarina sp. MAR_2010_214:
- a CDS encoding NAD(P)/FAD-dependent oxidoreductase has translation MQKEENILIIGAGLCGSLLALRMAQRGYRVTVYESRPDLRTTDISAGRSINLALSDRGLKAMKMVGIEDKVTPFCIPMYGRLIHDIEGNTFASNYSGRKGKYINSISRGGLNGLLLTEAEKYENVTIHFNKKCTGVDIENTVAKFKCYTTKEKFEVHADIIFGADGAGSALRKSYYLEKKFLFSYSQDYLTHGYKELEIPAGKIGNHQISKDHLHIWPRGEYMLIALPNLDGSFTVTLFLSYDEGKYNFNNLTNIEKVTEFFKTQFPDALDLIPDIDHEFFNNPTGALGTVKCSPWYYKGKTLLIGDAAHAIVPFYGQGMNASFEDVVVFDEILEQHQGDWNATFKAYQKVRKEDTDAIADLAIDNYFEMRDHVANPLFKEKRKLEMDLEKTFPDTYFSKYSMVTFDENIGYARAMKIGRAQDKALLNLIADHEIDISKDLKNIFDQVQQETSEILEEDKIAGLK, from the coding sequence ATGCAAAAAGAAGAAAACATACTTATCATTGGTGCGGGTCTATGCGGTTCTCTCCTGGCATTAAGAATGGCACAAAGAGGATATCGTGTAACTGTTTATGAAAGCAGGCCTGATTTAAGAACTACCGATATCTCTGCAGGTCGTTCTATTAACCTCGCATTATCTGATCGAGGGTTAAAAGCCATGAAAATGGTTGGTATTGAAGATAAAGTAACTCCGTTTTGCATTCCTATGTATGGTAGATTAATTCATGATATTGAAGGAAATACATTTGCCTCTAACTATTCTGGAAGAAAAGGAAAATACATCAATTCTATTTCTAGAGGAGGTTTAAACGGGTTACTGTTAACTGAAGCAGAAAAATACGAGAATGTAACCATACATTTTAATAAAAAGTGCACTGGTGTCGACATCGAAAATACAGTTGCAAAATTTAAATGTTATACTACCAAAGAAAAATTTGAAGTACATGCAGATATTATCTTTGGTGCAGATGGCGCAGGTTCTGCTCTTAGAAAAAGTTATTATCTCGAGAAAAAGTTTTTGTTTAGCTACTCTCAGGATTACCTGACACATGGATATAAAGAATTAGAAATTCCTGCAGGTAAAATCGGGAATCATCAAATAAGCAAAGATCATTTACATATCTGGCCCCGTGGTGAATATATGCTTATTGCCTTGCCAAATTTAGATGGTAGTTTTACGGTAACCTTATTCTTATCCTATGATGAGGGTAAGTACAATTTCAATAATCTAACCAATATAGAAAAAGTTACTGAATTCTTTAAAACACAATTCCCAGATGCTCTTGATTTAATTCCGGATATTGATCATGAGTTTTTCAACAACCCAACAGGAGCATTAGGTACTGTAAAATGCTCACCATGGTACTACAAAGGAAAAACATTACTAATTGGAGATGCTGCACATGCAATTGTACCTTTTTATGGCCAGGGCATGAATGCTTCTTTTGAAGACGTAGTCGTTTTTGATGAAATTTTGGAACAACATCAGGGAGACTGGAATGCTACTTTTAAGGCATATCAGAAAGTAAGAAAAGAAGATACAGATGCCATTGCAGATTTAGCAATCGATAATTACTTCGAGATGCGTGATCATGTAGCTAACCCTTTATTTAAAGAAAAAAGAAAGCTGGAAATGGATTTAGAAAAAACATTCCCAGATACCTATTTCTCAAAATATTCTATGGTCACTTTTGATGAGAATATAGGATATGCCAGAGCCATGAAAATTGGTAGAGCACAGGACAAAGCTTTATTAAATCTAATTGCAGATCATGAAATTGATATATCAAAAGATTTAAAAAACATATTTGATCAGGTGCAACAAGAGACCAGTGAAATACTTGAAGAAGATAAAATTGCTGGATTAAAATAG
- the kynU gene encoding kynureninase → MTIASKASLEYAKELDQKDKIAQYRDQFHIPKDDNGKDWIYMCGNSLGLQPKTTKKYIQQELEDWANFGVEGHFEAKNPWMPYHEFLTDTMAKVVGAKPIEVVIMNTLTTNLHLLMVSFYQPDKTKYKIVIESDAFPSDRYAVESQLRFHGFDPKEGLIEWKPRSGEELLRLEDLETILDQQGDEIALLLIGGLNYYTGQYLDLKKIADLGHAKNCMVGIDLAHGVGNIQPELHDSGVDFAAWCTYKYLNSGPGSLGGLFVHEKHAYNKDLKRFSGWWSHNKKTRFNMRQEFDVMPGAEGYQLSNPPILSMAAIKASLDIFNEVGMVALREKSKALTAYFEFLINEIDTDRIKIITPKNPEERGCQLSIQVKNADKSLHQKLTDHHIITDWREPDVIRCAPTPLYNSFEDVYRMIEILKTLV, encoded by the coding sequence ATGACCATAGCATCAAAAGCTAGTTTAGAATACGCAAAAGAGCTTGATCAAAAAGACAAAATAGCACAATACAGAGATCAATTTCATATTCCAAAAGATGATAACGGAAAAGATTGGATATACATGTGTGGTAACTCTCTGGGGTTGCAACCAAAAACTACAAAGAAATACATCCAACAAGAACTTGAGGATTGGGCAAATTTTGGAGTAGAAGGTCATTTTGAAGCCAAAAATCCCTGGATGCCATATCATGAGTTTTTAACCGATACTATGGCAAAAGTGGTCGGAGCAAAACCCATAGAAGTAGTTATCATGAATACGTTAACTACCAATTTACATCTATTAATGGTGTCATTTTATCAACCCGATAAAACCAAATATAAGATTGTGATAGAGAGTGATGCGTTTCCTTCGGATCGGTATGCTGTAGAATCACAATTACGGTTTCACGGTTTTGATCCCAAAGAAGGATTAATAGAATGGAAACCGCGCTCAGGAGAAGAACTATTAAGACTAGAGGATTTAGAAACTATTCTTGATCAACAAGGTGACGAAATTGCTTTATTATTAATTGGAGGCTTAAATTATTATACTGGTCAATATCTGGATCTTAAGAAAATTGCTGATTTAGGGCATGCCAAAAACTGTATGGTAGGTATTGACTTAGCACATGGTGTTGGTAACATTCAGCCAGAATTACATGATTCTGGAGTCGATTTTGCTGCATGGTGTACTTACAAATATTTAAACTCTGGCCCTGGTAGTCTGGGAGGATTATTTGTTCATGAAAAACATGCATACAATAAAGATCTAAAACGTTTTTCCGGCTGGTGGAGTCATAATAAAAAAACTCGTTTCAACATGCGTCAGGAATTTGATGTTATGCCCGGTGCAGAAGGCTATCAATTAAGCAACCCTCCTATTTTATCTATGGCAGCGATTAAAGCTTCTCTAGATATTTTTAATGAGGTTGGAATGGTTGCTTTAAGAGAAAAGTCAAAAGCACTAACAGCATACTTCGAATTTTTAATTAATGAGATAGATACCGATAGAATCAAAATCATTACTCCCAAAAATCCAGAAGAAAGAGGGTGTCAATTATCTATTCAAGTTAAGAATGCAGATAAAAGTCTACATCAAAAACTTACAGATCATCATATTATTACAGATTGGAGGGAACCTGATGTTATTCGTTGTGCTCCAACACCACTATACAATAGTTTTGAAGATGTATACAGAATGATCGAAATATTAAAAACATTAGTATGA
- a CDS encoding cupredoxin domain-containing protein, giving the protein MKKLITVFSFILAITFSAQAQKVKNVSLEQTKGEFTQKEIKLSEGSYVFNITNNHAGTDVGFVLVPEGKDASNAENHIKTAYVTKVVAEGKTESSQTVALQKGTYTYFCPLNKTPQYTLIVE; this is encoded by the coding sequence ATGAAAAAGTTAATTACAGTATTCTCATTTATTTTAGCAATCACGTTTAGCGCACAAGCACAAAAAGTAAAAAATGTTTCTCTAGAGCAAACCAAAGGAGAATTCACCCAAAAAGAAATAAAGTTATCAGAAGGAAGCTATGTATTCAATATTACCAACAACCATGCAGGAACAGATGTTGGATTTGTATTAGTTCCAGAAGGAAAAGATGCTTCTAATGCCGAAAATCATATCAAAACAGCATATGTAACTAAAGTAGTAGCCGAAGGAAAAACCGAAAGTTCTCAGACAGTTGCACTACAAAAAGGAACCTACACATATTTTTGTCCTTTAAATAAAACTCCTCAATATACTTTAATTGTAGAGTAG
- a CDS encoding carboxymuconolactone decarboxylase family protein has protein sequence MSTFNVPTREEVNAGNQAIFDNLNKALGFVPNLYATYAHSETALENYLNFSNAKTSLSAKEKEVVNLAVSEVNGCVYCLSAHTAIGKMNGFTDEQILELRAGRASFDTKLNALAGLAKNITENRGNANQDAIDNFFTAGYSKGNLIDTIVLVGDKTISNYINNTTQIPVDFPVAQPLEATEV, from the coding sequence ATGAGCACATTTAATGTACCAACCAGAGAAGAAGTAAACGCCGGTAATCAAGCGATATTTGACAACCTTAATAAAGCATTAGGGTTTGTACCTAATCTATACGCAACTTATGCACATAGTGAAACAGCACTAGAAAACTATTTAAACTTTTCTAATGCAAAAACATCTCTTTCTGCAAAAGAAAAAGAAGTTGTAAACCTGGCCGTTAGTGAAGTAAACGGATGTGTATACTGTCTATCTGCTCATACAGCAATAGGAAAAATGAACGGGTTTACCGATGAGCAAATTTTAGAACTTAGAGCTGGTCGTGCTTCTTTCGACACTAAACTTAATGCATTAGCCGGATTAGCAAAAAATATTACAGAAAATAGAGGTAATGCTAATCAGGATGCTATAGACAACTTTTTTACTGCTGGATATTCTAAAGGAAACTTAATAGACACTATTGTATTAGTAGGAGACAAAACAATTTCTAATTACATAAACAATACAACGCAAATTCCTGTAGATTTTCCGGTTGCACAACCATTAGAAGCTACAGAAGTCTAA
- a CDS encoding DoxX family membrane protein, with protein MKKILPLLLRILVALILIQTLRFKFTAHPDSVYIFTKVGLEPYGRIGTGITELIAGILLLIPKTAWIGAMLALGIIGGAIMMHLTKLGVEINNDGGILFITAVVTFVLSAVILWTRRKEVKFF; from the coding sequence ATGAAAAAGATTTTACCCCTCTTGTTACGAATTCTCGTAGCATTAATCTTAATTCAAACTCTTAGATTTAAATTTACTGCTCATCCAGATAGTGTGTATATATTCACAAAAGTTGGATTAGAACCTTATGGAAGAATAGGTACAGGAATAACAGAATTAATTGCCGGTATTTTATTATTGATCCCTAAAACAGCATGGATTGGCGCAATGCTAGCTCTTGGTATTATCGGAGGTGCTATCATGATGCATTTAACCAAATTAGGTGTCGAAATTAATAATGATGGCGGAATTCTCTTCATCACTGCAGTAGTAACTTTTGTATTAAGTGCGGTTATTCTTTGGACTAGAAGAAAAGAAGTCAAATTTTTTTAA
- a CDS encoding helix-turn-helix domain-containing protein translates to MIKEFKEFSTGAILKIADEELLQSYVTSKIIELFTFIWARDTDISIEIDGVSTTIKKNKIVVLTPNQYFKFIDGVNALVYQFNREFYCIKDHDKEVSCVGVLFYGNTTISIVKLDVKEQNKLDQLHKVFLDELDTVDTIQAEMLRMLMARFIITTTRLIKQQSNYNNLGDQVDLIRNFNILVDTHFRKEHAVGFYAQKLFKSPKTLSNNFAKFEKSPLQIIHDRIILEAKRLLIYTDKSAKEIAYEIGFEDASHLSRMFKRHTSLSPSEFKKQLKPELERKY, encoded by the coding sequence ATGATAAAAGAATTTAAAGAATTTTCGACCGGTGCTATACTAAAAATTGCTGACGAAGAACTATTACAGTCTTATGTAACATCAAAAATTATAGAATTATTTACTTTTATCTGGGCTAGAGACACTGATATTAGTATAGAGATTGATGGAGTTTCTACTACAATCAAAAAAAATAAAATTGTAGTGCTAACGCCAAATCAATATTTCAAATTTATTGATGGAGTAAATGCACTAGTATATCAGTTTAACAGAGAGTTTTATTGTATCAAAGATCATGATAAAGAAGTAAGTTGTGTTGGAGTTCTTTTTTATGGAAATACCACCATTTCTATCGTTAAACTAGATGTAAAAGAGCAAAATAAATTAGATCAATTACATAAGGTTTTTTTAGATGAGTTAGACACTGTAGATACCATACAGGCAGAAATGCTACGTATGCTAATGGCTAGATTTATAATAACAACCACACGCCTAATCAAACAACAAAGCAATTATAATAACCTTGGAGATCAGGTAGATTTGATTAGAAATTTCAACATCTTGGTAGACACTCATTTTAGAAAAGAACATGCTGTAGGGTTTTATGCTCAAAAACTATTTAAATCCCCTAAAACGTTATCAAATAATTTTGCTAAATTTGAAAAAAGTCCCCTACAAATTATTCATGATCGGATAATTTTAGAAGCCAAACGCCTACTTATCTATACAGACAAATCTGCTAAAGAGATTGCTTATGAAATCGGTTTTGAAGATGCATCTCATCTTAGTAGAATGTTTAAAAGACATACATCTCTTTCTCCTTCAGAGTTTAAAAAACAATTGAAACCAGAACTTGAAAGGAAATATTGA
- a CDS encoding aldehyde dehydrogenase: MDYQGVIDQQRLFFNTNTTRDISFRIKELKQLKNVLQKNEKLLYNSIYADFKKSEFETYVTELSIIYHEIDLALVKIKKWNRKRKVRTGLTNLPGRSYIIPEPYGSILVIGAWNYPYQLSLCPAIAAIAAGCTVILKPSEVPSKTSATMASLINQNFDPAFFKVIEGGVKETSDLLKIKFDKIFFTGSVSVGKIIYQAAAKHLTPVTLELGGKSPAIITKDVDINMTAKRLVWAKFLNAGQTCIAPDYVIIDSSIRDQFLLAMKDHIKKSDYNVNHHNYTQIINDKNFDRLNNLIDSDKIYVGGLGNPEERVIPPTILKDVLFSDKVMQEEIFGPILPVLSFDSIEEAITKIKTLSKPLSCYVFTKNKAIKNKVLNEISFGGGAVNDAVMHFTEQSLPFGGVGDSGIGNYHGKYGFDAFSHFKSILQKPFWIELNLKYAPYSAKKLKWLKRIIG; encoded by the coding sequence ATGGATTATCAAGGTGTCATAGATCAACAACGTCTATTTTTTAATACGAATACGACAAGAGACATCTCTTTTAGAATTAAAGAATTAAAGCAACTAAAAAACGTATTACAAAAAAACGAGAAGCTACTTTATAATTCTATCTATGCTGATTTTAAAAAATCAGAATTCGAAACTTACGTTACCGAGTTATCCATAATTTATCATGAAATTGACCTAGCCCTAGTAAAAATTAAAAAATGGAACAGGAAAAGAAAAGTTCGCACAGGATTAACAAACCTTCCTGGAAGAAGTTATATTATTCCTGAACCTTATGGGAGTATTCTTGTAATCGGAGCCTGGAATTACCCATATCAATTATCACTTTGTCCGGCTATAGCGGCAATTGCAGCTGGATGTACTGTTATTCTTAAACCAAGTGAGGTTCCTTCAAAAACCTCAGCAACAATGGCTTCACTGATCAATCAAAACTTTGATCCTGCTTTTTTCAAAGTTATTGAAGGTGGAGTAAAAGAAACATCCGATCTTTTAAAAATTAAATTTGACAAAATATTTTTTACCGGTAGTGTATCGGTAGGAAAAATCATCTACCAGGCAGCTGCAAAACATCTTACTCCGGTTACTCTAGAGTTAGGTGGAAAAAGTCCTGCAATTATTACAAAAGATGTAGATATTAATATGACTGCCAAAAGGTTGGTTTGGGCAAAATTTCTTAATGCTGGTCAAACTTGTATCGCTCCAGATTATGTTATAATAGATTCTTCTATACGTGATCAGTTTTTATTAGCAATGAAAGATCATATCAAAAAAAGTGATTACAATGTAAACCATCATAATTATACGCAAATCATTAATGACAAGAATTTTGATAGACTCAATAACTTGATAGATTCAGATAAAATATATGTAGGTGGCTTGGGTAATCCCGAAGAGCGAGTAATACCTCCTACTATCCTAAAAGATGTATTATTTTCTGATAAAGTAATGCAAGAAGAAATCTTTGGTCCCATTTTGCCAGTGCTTTCATTTGATTCTATCGAAGAAGCTATCACAAAAATCAAAACATTATCTAAGCCTCTTTCTTGTTATGTTTTTACTAAAAATAAAGCTATAAAAAATAAAGTTCTAAACGAAATATCATTCGGAGGTGGTGCTGTAAATGACGCTGTAATGCATTTTACAGAACAATCTCTTCCTTTTGGAGGTGTTGGTGATAGTGGTATCGGAAATTATCACGGAAAATATGGGTTTGATGCTTTTTCTCACTTTAAGAGCATCCTGCAAAAACCATTTTGGATAGAACTTAATTTAAAATATGCTCCATATAGTGCAAAAAAATTAAAATGGTTAAAACGAATTATCGGGTAA
- a CDS encoding sterol desaturase family protein, whose translation MEFIKPLTYGVPLFLALILLELTYSKTHDQKDLYNWKDLTASLTMGVGSAILGPLIKTVFSIVLFHFVYELFNPEVDGVRTNIMGWKSFGFAWYVWLLCQLADDYTYYWFHRQNHMVRALWAAHIVHHSSDNFNLGTAVRNGWFTLLYKPLFYMWLPAIGFPPGMVIVCLGIEALWQFQLHSVYIPKMGIIEKLFNTHTMHQVHHAKNIEYMDKNHGGFLNIFDKIFGTWKELDEDIEIQYGVTHAPNSYNPWIILTHEYKDIWNDTKKSKNWYHKFMYIFGPPGWSHDGSTLTVKQMQRELKLEK comes from the coding sequence ATGGAATTTATTAAACCCTTGACCTATGGAGTGCCCCTTTTTTTGGCACTAATTTTATTAGAGCTTACCTATAGCAAAACTCATGATCAAAAAGATCTATATAATTGGAAAGACTTAACTGCCAGTTTAACCATGGGGGTAGGATCAGCAATCTTAGGACCATTAATCAAGACTGTTTTTTCTATTGTACTATTTCATTTTGTATATGAGCTTTTTAATCCTGAAGTTGATGGGGTTCGAACTAATATAATGGGTTGGAAATCTTTTGGATTCGCATGGTATGTTTGGCTTTTATGTCAACTCGCAGATGACTATACCTATTACTGGTTTCATAGACAGAATCATATGGTAAGAGCTTTATGGGCCGCGCACATTGTACACCATTCTTCGGATAATTTTAATTTGGGTACTGCAGTAAGAAATGGATGGTTTACTCTTCTTTACAAACCATTATTTTATATGTGGTTACCAGCAATAGGATTCCCTCCTGGGATGGTAATAGTTTGCCTGGGTATTGAAGCGCTATGGCAATTTCAACTTCATTCTGTATACATTCCTAAAATGGGAATAATTGAAAAATTATTCAATACGCACACCATGCATCAGGTGCATCATGCCAAAAATATAGAGTACATGGATAAAAATCATGGAGGATTTCTCAATATTTTTGATAAAATATTTGGTACCTGGAAAGAACTAGACGAGGATATAGAAATACAATATGGTGTTACACATGCACCAAATTCATACAATCCCTGGATAATCCTAACTCATGAATATAAGGATATATGGAATGACACCAAAAAATCAAAAAACTGGTATCATAAATTCATGTATATTTTTGGCCCACCAGGATGGAGTCATGACGGTAGTACTTTGACCGTAAAACAGATGCAACGAGAACTTAAGCTTGAAAAGTAA